From Variovorax sp. PMC12, the proteins below share one genomic window:
- a CDS encoding glutathione S-transferase: MKIFFSPASPFVRKCMVVAHELGIADRIEKLPSAAGPVKRDATIIPKNPLGQVPTFLTDDGQVLFDSRVICEYLNATQSGKLFPAEGAQRWARLTELSLADGMTGAALLARYENVLRPEALRWSEWTDGQLSKVRTGLEWLETAAPSFGDRVDIGTIAFGCALGYMDFRFPSVDWRAEAPNSAKWFEVFNQRSSMQATLPTA, from the coding sequence ATGAAAATCTTCTTCTCTCCCGCATCCCCCTTCGTCCGCAAGTGCATGGTCGTGGCGCACGAGCTCGGCATTGCCGATCGCATCGAGAAGCTGCCGAGCGCGGCCGGCCCCGTGAAGCGCGACGCCACCATCATCCCGAAGAACCCGCTCGGCCAGGTGCCGACGTTCCTCACGGACGACGGCCAGGTGCTGTTCGACAGCCGCGTGATCTGCGAGTACCTCAACGCCACGCAGTCGGGCAAGCTGTTCCCGGCCGAAGGTGCGCAGCGCTGGGCGCGGTTGACCGAGCTGTCGCTGGCCGACGGCATGACGGGTGCCGCATTGCTCGCACGGTATGAGAACGTGTTGCGTCCCGAGGCCTTGCGCTGGTCTGAGTGGACCGATGGCCAACTGTCGAAGGTGCGCACCGGCCTCGAATGGCTCGAGACTGCGGCGCCCTCCTTCGGCGACCGAGTGGACATCGGCACCATCGCATTCGGTTGCGCGCTGGGGTACATGGACTTCCGCTTTCCTTCGGTCGACTGGCGTGCCGAAGCGCCTAACAGCGCGAAGTGGTTCGAGGTGTTCAACCAGCGTTCGTCGATGCAGGCCACTTTGCCTACTGCCTGA
- a CDS encoding FAD-dependent oxidoreductase: MARQQQQEKTAYDVVVVGSGAGGLSAALTASLEGLDVLVVEKTDRIGGSTAISGGAVWVPLNDQAEAAGHPDTRGKAWTYLQNTVGAAGDEDLRHAFLDAGPLALRYLRERTDVQLAARTYSPDYYPDREGAAMGGRSLDPIEFDGRLLGPHFKTLRDPLPEFCVLGGMMVNMTDVKHLLAVWRSFASWKHGVKMVLRYFGDRLSGHHRGTRLLLGNALAARLFHSVLKKGIPFWLNTPALGLEKDATGAVTGVRLRRDGKELTVHARRGVVIATGGFPWNAAMRGQHYPAPTGPYSMSPQDNAGEGIAMAQQAGGVLGTGHAGPALWAPVSLLTRPDGSVLRYPHLVWDRAKPGLIAVDARGERFVNESTSYHEFVRGMYRANAKAASIPALLVCDSAFMEKWGLGLALPGGRPREHLVRAGYLHRADTLEALAQQAGVDPAGLARTVARFNPLAAQGQDPVFGKGSDAYNRYLGDPEHQPNACLAPVNQAPFYAVKVYPGDIGTALGIRADGNARALDAQGEPIAGLYVAGNDMHSVMGGEYPAPGITLGPALTFGWVAGMHLAHGSAAEHH, translated from the coding sequence ATGGCACGGCAGCAACAACAGGAAAAGACCGCGTACGACGTGGTCGTCGTCGGCAGTGGCGCGGGCGGCCTTTCCGCCGCGCTCACCGCCAGCCTCGAAGGCCTCGACGTGCTGGTGGTCGAGAAGACCGACCGCATCGGCGGATCGACGGCCATCTCGGGCGGCGCCGTGTGGGTGCCGCTGAACGACCAAGCCGAGGCGGCCGGCCATCCCGACACGCGCGGCAAGGCCTGGACCTACCTGCAGAACACCGTGGGCGCGGCCGGCGACGAAGATCTGCGCCACGCATTCCTCGACGCCGGCCCGCTCGCGCTGCGCTACCTGCGCGAGCGCACCGACGTGCAGCTCGCCGCGCGCACCTACTCGCCCGACTACTACCCCGACCGCGAAGGCGCCGCGATGGGCGGCCGCTCGCTCGATCCCATCGAGTTCGACGGCCGGCTGCTCGGTCCGCACTTCAAGACGCTGCGCGACCCGCTGCCCGAGTTCTGCGTGCTCGGCGGCATGATGGTCAACATGACCGACGTGAAGCACCTGCTTGCGGTCTGGCGTTCGTTCGCGTCGTGGAAGCATGGGGTGAAGATGGTGCTGCGCTACTTCGGCGACCGCCTGAGCGGCCACCACCGCGGCACGCGGCTGCTGCTCGGCAATGCGCTGGCTGCCCGGCTTTTTCACAGCGTGCTGAAGAAGGGCATTCCGTTCTGGCTGAACACGCCGGCGCTGGGGCTGGAGAAAGACGCGACAGGCGCGGTCACCGGCGTGCGACTGCGCCGCGACGGCAAGGAACTGACGGTGCACGCGCGGCGCGGCGTGGTCATCGCCACCGGCGGCTTTCCGTGGAACGCAGCCATGCGCGGCCAGCACTATCCGGCACCCACCGGGCCGTACTCGATGTCGCCGCAAGACAATGCGGGCGAAGGCATTGCGATGGCGCAGCAGGCCGGCGGCGTGCTCGGCACGGGCCACGCGGGGCCGGCGCTGTGGGCGCCCGTCTCGTTGCTCACGCGCCCTGACGGCAGCGTGCTGCGGTACCCGCACCTGGTGTGGGACCGCGCCAAGCCGGGGCTGATCGCGGTCGATGCGCGCGGCGAGCGCTTCGTCAATGAATCGACCTCGTACCACGAGTTCGTGCGCGGCATGTACCGTGCGAACGCCAAGGCCGCGAGCATTCCGGCGCTGCTGGTGTGCGACAGCGCGTTCATGGAGAAGTGGGGCCTGGGCCTTGCGTTGCCCGGCGGTCGTCCGCGCGAGCATCTGGTGCGCGCCGGCTATCTCCATCGCGCAGACACGCTCGAAGCGCTCGCGCAGCAGGCGGGCGTGGACCCGGCCGGGCTGGCGCGAACCGTCGCCAGGTTCAACCCGCTTGCCGCGCAGGGCCAGGACCCGGTGTTCGGCAAGGGCAGCGATGCCTACAACCGCTACCTCGGCGATCCGGAGCATCAACCCAATGCCTGCCTCGCGCCGGTGAATCAGGCGCCGTTCTATGCCGTGAAGGTGTACCCCGGCGACATCGGCACCGCGCTGGGCATCCGCGCCGACGGCAACGCGCGGGCGCTCGATGCGCAGGGCGAGCCCATCGCTGGCCTGTACGTGGCCGGGAACGACATGCACTCCGTGATGGGTGGTGAGTACCCTGCGCCGGGCATCACGCTCGGACCCGCGCTAACCTTCGGCTGGGTGGCGGGCATGCACCTGGCACACGGCTCCGCCGCCGAACACCATTGA
- a CDS encoding SDR family NAD(P)-dependent oxidoreductase, translating to MNNSSTEKPLVLVTGGASGMGRAIVERMAQGGWRVVMADYNGELAERETQVLRSAGLDVECRAIDLTDEAAVRAMVQQLPPLTALVNNAGIFDERAFLDVTSADFRRMYEVNLLAVATLTQEAARKMADGARIVNIASRAYLGAKNHAHYVASKAALVGYTRASAMELAPRGIMVNAIAPGLIDTPLLRALSPERLAAQLALQPTGAAGRPEDIAHAVAFFASPATCFVTGQVLFVDGGKSLGGSGS from the coding sequence ATGAATAACAGCAGTACAGAGAAGCCGCTCGTCCTGGTGACGGGCGGCGCCAGCGGCATGGGCCGCGCCATCGTCGAGCGCATGGCGCAGGGCGGCTGGCGCGTGGTCATGGCCGACTACAACGGCGAGCTTGCCGAGCGCGAAACGCAGGTGCTGCGCAGCGCGGGCCTCGACGTGGAATGCCGCGCCATCGACCTCACCGACGAAGCCGCCGTGCGCGCGATGGTGCAGCAGCTGCCGCCGCTCACCGCGCTGGTCAACAACGCAGGCATCTTCGACGAGCGAGCCTTCCTCGACGTGACCTCGGCGGACTTCCGCCGCATGTACGAAGTGAACCTGCTGGCCGTGGCCACACTCACGCAAGAGGCCGCGCGCAAGATGGCGGACGGCGCGCGCATCGTCAACATCGCATCGCGTGCCTACCTGGGCGCGAAAAACCACGCGCACTACGTGGCCTCGAAGGCGGCACTGGTCGGCTACACGCGCGCCAGCGCGATGGAGCTTGCGCCGCGCGGCATCATGGTCAACGCCATCGCGCCGGGGCTGATCGACACGCCGCTGCTGCGCGCGCTGTCGCCCGAACGCCTGGCCGCGCAGCTTGCGCTGCAGCCCACCGGCGCGGCGGGACGGCCCGAGGACATCGCGCACGCGGTGGCCTTCTTCGCGTCGCCGGCGACCTGCTTCGTTACCGGGCAGGTGCTGTTCGTTGACGGCGGCAAGTCGCTCGGCGGGTCGGGGTCCTGA
- a CDS encoding SDR family NAD(P)-dependent oxidoreductase, with product MLLKDKLSLVTGAARGLGEAIARRMAAEGAHVLVVDRDLEVAQKVAASIREAGGRADAESVDVSDAAAVDALAVRVAASHGDIDVLVNNAGISARSKFDEPGAREAWDRVMSVNLQGVFNVTQAFVPALKRTQGSIVNLSSIVAFGAGISSAGYVVAKGGVRSLTQVLARDLAPYGVRVNAVAPGLMVTDMTAGQRETEHGTDWYMSRVPIKRHGEADEIAGPVVFLASSMASYVNGVVLPVDGGYLAV from the coding sequence ATGCTCCTCAAAGACAAACTCTCGCTGGTCACCGGCGCCGCGCGCGGCCTGGGCGAAGCCATCGCGCGCCGCATGGCGGCCGAAGGCGCGCATGTGCTGGTGGTGGACCGCGACCTCGAAGTCGCGCAAAAGGTGGCCGCATCGATCCGCGAAGCCGGCGGCCGCGCCGATGCCGAGAGCGTCGACGTGAGCGATGCGGCGGCGGTCGATGCGCTCGCGGTGCGCGTCGCGGCGTCGCACGGCGACATCGACGTGCTGGTCAACAACGCGGGCATCTCCGCGCGCTCGAAGTTCGACGAGCCCGGTGCGCGCGAAGCCTGGGACCGCGTCATGTCGGTCAACCTGCAGGGCGTGTTCAACGTCACGCAGGCATTCGTGCCGGCGCTCAAGCGCACGCAGGGCAGCATCGTGAACCTGTCGTCCATCGTGGCCTTCGGTGCGGGCATCTCGTCGGCCGGCTATGTGGTGGCCAAGGGCGGCGTGCGTTCGCTCACGCAGGTGCTGGCGCGTGACCTGGCGCCTTACGGCGTGCGCGTGAACGCGGTGGCGCCGGGCCTCATGGTCACGGACATGACGGCCGGCCAGCGCGAGACCGAACACGGCACCGACTGGTACATGAGCCGCGTGCCCATCAAGCGCCACGGCGAGGCCGACGAGATCGCCGGGCCGGTCGTCTTTCTTGCGTCCTCGATGGCCAGCTACGTCAATGGCGTGGTGCTGCCGGTCGATGGCGGCTACCTGGCGGTCTGA
- a CDS encoding ABC transporter ATP-binding protein, with protein sequence MAEALLSLRAISAAYGRIQALCDVSVDVPEGEIVALLGSNGAGKTTTLNCISNLVACTEGEVRLDGERIDRLGSDALVKRGIVQVPEGRQVFRDMSVRENLDLGAYLRRDRAGIRNDLESVYAMFPRLKERQHQMAATLSGGEQQMLAIGRAVMARPRVMLFDEPSMGLSPLLVEQMFGIIERLHREQKITILLVEQNVQLALAVSSYGYILENGEISLHGPAAQLANDEAVRRAYLGV encoded by the coding sequence ATGGCTGAAGCACTGTTGTCCCTGCGCGCCATCTCGGCCGCCTACGGCCGCATCCAGGCGCTGTGCGACGTGTCGGTCGACGTGCCGGAGGGCGAGATCGTCGCGCTGCTCGGCAGCAACGGCGCAGGCAAGACCACCACGCTGAACTGCATCTCGAACCTGGTCGCCTGCACCGAGGGCGAGGTGCGGCTCGACGGCGAACGCATCGACCGGCTGGGCTCCGACGCGCTGGTCAAGCGCGGCATCGTGCAGGTGCCCGAAGGCCGCCAGGTGTTCCGCGACATGAGCGTGCGCGAGAACCTCGACCTCGGTGCCTACCTGCGGCGCGACCGCGCGGGCATCCGCAACGACCTGGAGTCGGTCTACGCGATGTTCCCGCGCCTGAAGGAGCGCCAGCACCAGATGGCCGCCACCTTGTCGGGCGGCGAGCAGCAGATGCTGGCCATCGGCCGCGCGGTGATGGCGCGCCCGCGCGTGATGCTGTTCGACGAACCGTCGATGGGCCTGTCGCCGCTGCTGGTGGAGCAGATGTTCGGGATCATCGAGCGCCTGCACCGCGAACAGAAGATCACGATCCTGCTGGTCGAGCAGAACGTGCAGCTCGCGCTGGCGGTGTCGAGCTACGGCTACATCCTGGAGAACGGCGAGATCTCGTTGCACGGTCCCGCCGCACAACTGGCAAACGACGAAGCGGTGCGCCGCGCCTACCTCGGCGTCTGA
- a CDS encoding ABC transporter ATP-binding protein: MNTTAFLDVRDISVVFGGLKAVNGLSFQVEQGRIHALIGPNGAGKSTTFNCISRFYTPSSGSVTFEGRELTSVSPHRMASLGIARTFQNLELFAELSVLENVLLGTHSRGAATLGRLLRRPDRETEDFAMHLLERVGLADERHQPARDLDFGRQKLLELARALAIKPKLLLLDEPAAGLRNREIESLDRLLKELVARDGITVLLVEHVMQLVMSISDRITVMAFGEKIAEGTPAEIGSNARVIEAYLGKGSGKGAAHG; this comes from the coding sequence ATGAACACGACAGCATTCCTCGACGTGCGCGACATCAGCGTGGTGTTCGGCGGCCTGAAGGCAGTGAACGGGCTCTCGTTCCAGGTGGAGCAGGGCCGCATCCATGCGCTCATCGGGCCGAACGGCGCGGGCAAGTCGACCACCTTCAACTGCATCTCGCGTTTCTACACGCCCAGCAGCGGCAGCGTGACCTTCGAAGGCCGCGAGCTCACCAGCGTGTCGCCGCACCGCATGGCCTCTCTTGGCATCGCGCGCACCTTCCAGAACCTGGAGCTGTTCGCTGAACTGTCGGTGCTCGAAAACGTGCTGCTAGGCACGCACTCGCGCGGCGCCGCCACGCTGGGCAGGCTGCTGCGCCGTCCCGACCGCGAGACCGAAGACTTCGCGATGCATCTGCTGGAGCGCGTCGGCCTGGCCGACGAGCGTCACCAGCCGGCGCGCGACCTCGACTTCGGCCGCCAGAAGCTGCTGGAGCTGGCGCGCGCGCTCGCCATCAAGCCCAAGCTGCTGCTGCTCGACGAGCCCGCGGCCGGCCTGCGCAACCGCGAGATCGAAAGCCTCGACCGGCTGCTCAAGGAACTGGTGGCGCGCGACGGCATCACCGTGCTGCTGGTCGAACATGTGATGCAGCTGGTGATGTCGATTTCGGACCGCATCACCGTCATGGCCTTCGGCGAAAAGATCGCGGAAGGCACGCCCGCGGAAATCGGCAGCAATGCGCGCGTGATCGAGGCCTATCTTGGCAAAGGAAGTGGAAAAGGAGCCGCGCATGGCTGA
- a CDS encoding branched-chain amino acid ABC transporter permease, translated as MSASTVSSPWWDRGVLLGMAVVLAVLPFTTSGYVLYVVNLLMVFSVLALGMHLVIGETGQFALSHAAFFGIGIYTAGLINNQWQPPFFVSILAGAVLSAALGWVIGLLALRMRDIYLALATFAFGEAMQWVFLNWESVTNGSNGLQMKPASLGGHQLLNDLQAYPFVVAIAALMLWLTVALSRSRLGSSFRAVRESDVAAIAMGVNTRAVKVTAFVLSAAFAGVAGGMYTLFTSFIHPESLGFQTTILILTMVVVGGLGSVRGAVAGAIVFGLASELLRQAPSYQEIIYGGILMLFMMFLPKGMASLFAARRKSQRATSVNATEKHA; from the coding sequence ATGAGCGCTTCGACAGTTTCGTCCCCTTGGTGGGACCGCGGGGTGCTGCTCGGCATGGCCGTGGTGCTCGCGGTGCTGCCCTTCACCACCAGCGGCTATGTGCTGTACGTGGTCAACCTGCTGATGGTGTTCTCGGTGCTGGCGCTGGGCATGCACCTGGTCATCGGCGAGACGGGCCAGTTCGCGCTGTCGCACGCGGCCTTCTTCGGCATCGGCATCTACACGGCCGGGCTCATCAACAACCAGTGGCAGCCGCCGTTCTTCGTGTCGATCCTCGCGGGCGCCGTGCTTTCGGCCGCGCTGGGCTGGGTGATCGGACTGCTGGCGCTGCGCATGCGCGACATCTACCTGGCGCTGGCCACCTTCGCCTTCGGCGAGGCGATGCAGTGGGTGTTCCTGAACTGGGAATCGGTGACCAACGGCTCCAACGGCCTGCAGATGAAGCCGGCCTCGCTCGGCGGCCACCAGCTGCTCAACGACCTGCAGGCATACCCCTTCGTGGTGGCCATCGCGGCGCTGATGCTGTGGCTCACGGTGGCGCTGTCGCGCTCTCGGCTGGGCTCGTCGTTCCGCGCGGTGCGCGAGAGCGACGTGGCGGCCATCGCCATGGGTGTGAACACACGCGCGGTGAAGGTCACGGCCTTCGTGCTGTCGGCCGCCTTCGCGGGCGTGGCTGGCGGCATGTACACGCTGTTCACCTCCTTCATCCATCCCGAGAGCCTGGGCTTCCAGACCACCATCCTGATCCTCACGATGGTGGTGGTGGGCGGCCTGGGTTCGGTGCGCGGCGCGGTGGCCGGCGCCATCGTGTTCGGCCTGGCGTCGGAGCTGCTGCGGCAGGCGCCGTCGTACCAGGAAATCATCTACGGCGGCATCCTCATGCTCTTCATGATGTTCCTGCCCAAGGGCATGGCGTCGCTCTTCGCGGCGCGCCGCAAGTCGCAGCGCGCGACTTCCGTGAACGCAACGGAGAAGCACGCATGA
- a CDS encoding branched-chain amino acid ABC transporter permease: MSLSDIWLFVQQGVLSGIVTGSVYALLAVAIVMVFKTTDVPNFSQGEIFMAGGYAALFPLVVWGWPYWAAVLASIVVTALLAAAFQRVVMQRVTASRGVGVQLVIATLGFAYLLKGLVRKTGLGDTPRSLPSLVPQDPIMIGQASLTLLDLAIFGSAVVVMVLLYLMFTRTRTGQAMRAVGMNPRGAQIVGVKLGTIRMKIWALTGVISAISALLITPKILITPDIGHIAILAYAAAIVGGFTSLPGAVVGGFIIGIVENLVGLFISSNAIVVAPFVAIMVVLLVRPQGLLGGKPQVKKV, translated from the coding sequence ATGAGTCTTTCCGACATCTGGCTGTTCGTCCAGCAGGGCGTGCTGTCCGGCATCGTCACCGGCAGCGTCTACGCGCTGCTCGCGGTGGCGATCGTCATGGTCTTCAAGACCACCGACGTGCCGAACTTCTCGCAAGGCGAAATCTTCATGGCCGGCGGCTACGCCGCGCTCTTTCCGCTGGTGGTGTGGGGCTGGCCCTACTGGGCCGCGGTGCTCGCGAGCATCGTGGTCACCGCCTTGCTCGCCGCGGCCTTCCAGCGCGTGGTGATGCAGCGCGTGACCGCCTCGCGCGGCGTGGGCGTGCAGCTCGTCATTGCCACGCTCGGCTTCGCGTACCTGCTCAAGGGGCTGGTGCGCAAGACCGGCCTGGGCGACACGCCGCGCTCGCTGCCCTCGCTGGTGCCGCAGGACCCCATCATGATCGGGCAGGCCTCGCTCACGCTGCTCGACCTGGCCATCTTCGGCTCGGCGGTGGTGGTGATGGTGCTGCTGTACCTGATGTTCACGCGCACCCGCACCGGCCAGGCCATGCGCGCGGTGGGCATGAACCCGCGCGGCGCGCAGATCGTGGGCGTGAAGCTCGGCACCATCCGCATGAAGATCTGGGCGCTCACGGGTGTCATCTCGGCCATCTCGGCGCTGCTGATCACGCCCAAGATCCTCATCACGCCCGACATCGGCCACATCGCGATCCTGGCCTACGCGGCGGCCATCGTCGGCGGCTTCACCAGCCTGCCGGGCGCGGTGGTCGGCGGCTTCATCATCGGCATCGTCGAGAACCTGGTGGGGCTTTTCATTTCGTCCAACGCCATCGTGGTCGCGCCCTTCGTGGCGATCATGGTGGTGCTGCTGGTGCGTCCGCAAGGGCTGCTCGGCGGCAAGCCTCAGGTGAAGAAGGTATGA
- a CDS encoding ABC transporter substrate-binding protein has product MKKNFLISALALGVALCATAPAALAQAEPGLTDKTIKIGMFSPMSGPSMNYGFDVINAAKMYYDKINKEGGVNGRKIELVVEDDRCNANDLLAAVKKLTEQDQVFLLNGGSCSAAVVGAREYVERAKIPLVMLNASGDGALYPPSKYIYGAFSISQHAVGGSMVQFASEQLKAKKIGYINHDDAYGGWNLESAQAQAKALGGVDLQVQSVNPNITDVTAPMLKIKAANPDVLLLTTYARPVSLIVKRAFELGFNKPIVLAVNSTADLKQLVENVGNKDAFKNVYIQEVLADVPGGPKLKWVYDMYKASYPDLASKPGYPQAYMPYGIPPAMAVVNALKAAGPNPTREKVLAALSTMKFDSGVMAGPIEFGPQDHAAQEAAIYIKFDGSNMALVPGSYKSVWQYKP; this is encoded by the coding sequence ATGAAAAAGAACTTCCTGATTTCGGCACTGGCCCTGGGCGTGGCGCTCTGCGCGACGGCGCCCGCCGCGCTCGCGCAGGCCGAGCCCGGCCTGACCGACAAGACCATCAAGATCGGCATGTTCTCGCCGATGTCGGGCCCGTCGATGAACTACGGCTTCGACGTCATCAACGCCGCGAAGATGTACTACGACAAGATCAACAAGGAAGGCGGCGTGAACGGCCGCAAGATCGAGCTCGTGGTGGAAGACGACCGCTGCAACGCCAACGACCTGCTGGCCGCGGTGAAGAAGCTCACCGAGCAGGACCAGGTGTTCCTGCTCAACGGCGGCTCCTGCTCGGCCGCCGTGGTGGGCGCGCGCGAATACGTCGAGCGCGCGAAGATCCCGCTGGTCATGCTCAACGCCTCGGGCGACGGCGCGCTGTATCCGCCGTCGAAGTACATCTACGGCGCGTTCTCCATCTCGCAGCATGCGGTGGGCGGCTCGATGGTGCAGTTCGCGAGCGAGCAGCTCAAGGCGAAGAAGATCGGCTACATCAACCACGACGACGCCTACGGCGGCTGGAACCTGGAGTCGGCCCAGGCGCAGGCCAAGGCCCTGGGCGGCGTCGACCTGCAGGTGCAGTCGGTCAACCCGAACATCACCGACGTGACCGCGCCCATGCTGAAGATCAAGGCCGCCAACCCCGACGTGCTGCTGCTCACCACCTATGCACGGCCGGTGAGCCTGATCGTCAAGCGCGCCTTCGAGCTGGGCTTCAACAAGCCCATCGTGCTGGCCGTCAACTCCACCGCCGACCTCAAGCAGCTGGTGGAGAACGTGGGCAACAAGGATGCCTTCAAGAACGTCTACATCCAGGAAGTGCTGGCCGACGTTCCCGGCGGCCCCAAGCTCAAGTGGGTGTACGACATGTACAAGGCCTCCTACCCCGACCTGGCCTCCAAGCCGGGCTATCCGCAGGCCTACATGCCCTACGGCATTCCGCCCGCGATGGCCGTGGTCAACGCACTGAAGGCGGCCGGCCCCAACCCGACGCGCGAGAAGGTGCTCGCGGCACTGTCGACGATGAAGTTCGACTCCGGCGTGATGGCCGGCCCGATCGAGTTCGGCCCGCAGGACCACGCGGCGCAGGAAGCGGCGATCTACATCAAGTTCGACGGCAGCAACATGGCGCTGGTGCCGGGCAGCTACAAGAGCGTGTGGCAGTACAAGCCCTAA
- a CDS encoding SDR family NAD(P)-dependent oxidoreductase, with protein sequence MSEHHAQPHGRLALVTGGGRGIGEAVCRRLAASGFRVVVADIDGDNARAVARSLGEGHHFRQFDVSQEAAVEAAFDDIESMLGPVAAIVCVAGILLMPGGERSPIKDTTLEDWERTFAVNARSVFLCGRAYLRRREAAPVAHGRIVTFGSVAAQLGGYRSSATYIGAKSAVLGLTKAMARESAHLGVTVNSVAPGLIDTDMLRGTVRSSGALDAAAASIPLGRIGTVDDVAGAVDYLVSEQAAYITGNVIDVNGGYRMQ encoded by the coding sequence ATGTCGGAACATCATGCACAACCTCACGGCCGGCTGGCCCTCGTGACCGGCGGCGGCCGCGGCATCGGCGAGGCCGTGTGCCGCCGCCTCGCGGCCAGCGGCTTTCGCGTCGTGGTGGCCGACATCGACGGCGACAACGCCCGCGCCGTGGCCCGGTCGCTCGGCGAGGGCCACCACTTCCGCCAGTTCGACGTGAGCCAGGAAGCCGCCGTCGAAGCCGCGTTCGACGACATCGAGAGCATGCTCGGCCCGGTGGCCGCAATAGTCTGCGTGGCCGGCATCCTGCTGATGCCCGGCGGCGAGCGTTCGCCCATCAAGGACACCACGCTCGAAGACTGGGAGCGCACCTTCGCCGTCAACGCGCGCAGCGTGTTCCTGTGCGGGCGCGCCTACCTGCGCCGGCGCGAAGCGGCGCCCGTGGCGCACGGCCGAATCGTCACCTTCGGCTCGGTGGCGGCGCAGCTGGGGGGCTACCGCTCCAGCGCCACCTACATCGGCGCCAAGTCGGCGGTGCTCGGCCTCACGAAGGCGATGGCGCGCGAATCGGCGCACCTGGGCGTCACGGTCAATTCGGTGGCCCCCGGGCTGATCGACACCGACATGCTGCGCGGCACCGTGCGCAGCAGCGGCGCGCTCGACGCGGCCGCCGCCAGCATCCCGCTCGGGCGCATCGGCACGGTGGACGACGTGGCCGGCGCGGTCGACTACCTGGTGTCGGAGCAGGCGGCGTACATCACCGGCAACGTGATCGACGTCAACGGCGGCTACCGCATGCAGTGA
- a CDS encoding GntR family transcriptional regulator: MDTLSQQVTETLRTWILHGRLQPGMRVEEVPIAETLKVSRTPVRAALAALAMEGLIDHQPKKGYLVRSFALEDILAAYEVRSVLEGLACRRFAALGVDEPTAALLQECLREGDEILAKGKLLAEDLAPYQQMNVRLHNALMHGAGNQWIVRFGAQAQAVPFASDRIMLWHDHGVILRSHDDHHRIVQAVISGDAARAEQLMREHVYYAGILLRDNYQRLLGERSRDGLQQAALTGESSPSTAS, translated from the coding sequence ATGGACACACTCTCCCAACAAGTCACCGAGACGCTGCGCACCTGGATCCTTCACGGCAGGCTGCAGCCGGGCATGCGCGTGGAAGAAGTGCCGATCGCCGAAACCCTCAAGGTGTCGCGCACGCCGGTGCGCGCCGCGCTGGCTGCGCTGGCGATGGAAGGGCTGATCGACCACCAGCCGAAGAAGGGCTACCTTGTGCGCTCGTTCGCGCTCGAGGACATCCTCGCGGCCTACGAGGTGCGCTCGGTGCTGGAGGGGCTGGCCTGCAGGCGCTTCGCCGCGCTGGGCGTGGACGAGCCGACCGCCGCGCTGTTGCAGGAGTGCCTGCGCGAAGGCGACGAAATACTTGCGAAGGGAAAGCTGCTGGCCGAAGACCTCGCGCCCTACCAGCAGATGAATGTGCGGCTGCACAACGCGCTGATGCATGGTGCGGGCAACCAGTGGATCGTGCGCTTCGGCGCGCAGGCGCAGGCGGTGCCGTTCGCCTCGGACCGCATCATGCTGTGGCACGACCACGGCGTGATCCTGCGCTCGCACGACGACCACCACCGCATCGTGCAGGCCGTGATTTCAGGCGACGCCGCTCGCGCGGAGCAGCTGATGCGCGAGCATGTGTACTACGCAGGCATCCTGCTGCGCGACAACTACCAGCGGCTGCTGGGCGAGCGCAGCCGCGACGGGCTGCAGCAGGCCGCGCTCACGGGCGAGTCGTCGCCGTCCACGGCTTCCTGA